From one Methanobrevibacter woesei genomic stretch:
- the comE gene encoding sulfopyruvate decarboxylase subunit beta, giving the protein MIRRDAIENIMEYIDDEIVVCNIGFPSKELYDVKDRDENFYMIGSMGLVSSIALGLAIAKKDKEVVVIDGDGAFLMNLNSIITTFVEKPDNLTWIVIDNGAYGSTGNQETYANDIDLLKIAKSVGFEDAYEFENIDLKEVISNKKCSFIRYSVEPGNSPAPVIPLSPEEIKERFMEAISK; this is encoded by the coding sequence ATGATTAGAAGGGATGCAATTGAAAATATAATGGAATATATTGATGATGAAATTGTTGTTTGCAATATTGGTTTTCCATCAAAAGAGTTGTATGATGTTAAAGATAGGGATGAAAACTTTTATATGATTGGTTCTATGGGTCTTGTTTCATCAATAGCTCTTGGTCTTGCAATAGCTAAAAAAGATAAAGAGGTTGTTGTTATTGATGGTGATGGTGCCTTTTTAATGAATCTTAATTCTATTATCACTACTTTTGTAGAAAAACCAGATAATTTAACTTGGATTGTTATTGATAATGGAGCATATGGATCCACTGGAAATCAGGAAACTTATGCTAATGATATAGATCTTTTAAAAATAGCTAAATCTGTAGGCTTTGAAGATGCTTATGAATTTGAGAATATTGATTTAAAAGAAGTAATTAGCAATAAAAAATGTAGTTTTATTAGATATTCTGTTGAACCAGGAAATTCACCGGCTCCTGTTATTCCATTATCTCCAGAAGAAATTAAAGAGAGATTTATGGAAGCTATTTCAAAATAA
- a CDS encoding DUF530 domain-containing protein — MEESSLISKSEKFLNEISKESIDVSQLDDFEEFKSLYFKLDDRLSTLHTLRNQMDLQGYTTPFRSLSKYGNTTSDVVSLEEVSENSRHNQFFRMKANAKKNILDRVKSAIDSHQIAIGNLEQYGYVKCESCYKKYRMNEYKENECKCSCGSEQFSFKINKDNSYRLEIIPFLPLSGNYRVHMTQFSNWGRDSFKKVLNLLKQERKGVVKSISLVIKFKDENNRWIRKNVTIDSDHVDNYEEEVRKTYGKNVRIEVLRFHRTKPAIIDDRHARTALAIGYVKYSEKLVNEMKDSIFKKRISDFKRLNKYNDLKHEIATKKPTFIDEHDTASLESWRKTEFEETCKKLKFMDKFGNLNRSLKRDLKIKENIEKSIFTNIAPTLIIWDIFRYYLTTSHNNRKITSGPFPYIRVELDRQQRKIFQTTYKKVIETLNEETNLKLIPIPEMDLVLYEKFKLEKLIKNTKMKINYPALGAGLIHKTTEIPIENIGNALNINNSKIKKEIKNIETIRKPKTEKSKKFLELIKK; from the coding sequence ATGGAAGAATCTTCACTAATTAGCAAATCTGAGAAATTTTTAAATGAAATTTCAAAAGAATCAATTGATGTTAGTCAACTTGATGATTTTGAAGAATTTAAATCTCTCTATTTTAAATTAGATGATAGATTATCCACTCTTCACACTTTAAGAAACCAAATGGATTTACAAGGGTATACAACCCCATTCCGTTCATTAAGTAAATATGGAAACACTACTTCAGATGTTGTAAGCTTAGAGGAAGTTAGTGAAAACAGCAGACATAACCAATTTTTCAGAATGAAAGCGAATGCCAAGAAAAACATTCTTGATAGAGTAAAATCTGCTATTGACTCACATCAAATAGCTATTGGAAATTTAGAACAATATGGTTATGTGAAATGTGAAAGCTGTTATAAAAAATACAGAATGAATGAATATAAAGAAAATGAATGTAAATGCAGCTGTGGAAGTGAACAGTTTTCTTTTAAAATAAATAAAGACAACTCCTACAGATTAGAAATCATTCCATTTTTACCATTATCTGGAAATTACAGAGTACATATGACCCAATTTTCAAATTGGGGAAGAGATTCATTTAAAAAAGTTCTAAATTTACTTAAACAAGAAAGAAAAGGTGTTGTTAAATCAATATCCCTTGTTATAAAATTTAAAGATGAAAACAATAGATGGATTCGTAAAAATGTCACTATAGACTCTGATCATGTTGACAATTACGAAGAAGAAGTTAGAAAAACCTATGGAAAAAATGTTAGAATTGAAGTATTGAGATTCCATAGAACCAAACCAGCTATTATTGATGATAGACATGCAAGAACTGCATTAGCTATTGGATATGTTAAATATTCAGAAAAATTAGTTAATGAAATGAAAGATTCAATTTTTAAAAAGAGAATATCCGATTTCAAAAGATTGAATAAATATAATGATCTTAAACATGAAATTGCCACTAAAAAACCAACTTTTATTGATGAACATGACACTGCTTCATTAGAATCCTGGAGAAAAACAGAATTTGAAGAAACATGCAAAAAACTTAAATTTATGGATAAATTTGGCAATTTAAACAGATCTTTAAAAAGAGATTTAAAAATAAAAGAGAATATTGAAAAATCTATTTTTACTAATATAGCACCTACATTGATTATATGGGATATTTTCAGATATTATTTAACCACTTCACATAATAACCGTAAAATAACTTCAGGTCCATTCCCATACATTAGGGTTGAACTTGATAGACAACAAAGAAAAATATTCCAAACTACTTATAAAAAGGTTATTGAAACATTAAATGAAGAAACTAACCTTAAGCTAATTCCAATTCCAGAAATGGATCTTGTTTTATATGAAAAATTTAAACTTGAAAAGTTAATTAAAAATACTAAAATGAAAATTAATTATCCTGCTTTAGGTGCTGGATTAATCCATAAAACTACTGAAATTCCTATTGAAAATATTGGTAATGCTTTAAATATTAATAATTCTAAAATTAAAAAGGAAATTAAAAATATTGAAACAATTAGAAAGCCAAAAACTGAAAAATCAAAAAAATTCTTAGAATTAATTAAAAAATAA
- the priL gene encoding DNA primase large subunit PriL, whose translation MVSLSFINPLSNEGREILKDYGDLNQLDNEDESLIEEVIHTQNQKISDDDIIPKSYKQLALKRIQWAIEKKNNKNYSQQEFEYLFNGDLYRQDVVAFHILSQAIAMEFNITSRETRLFIESQGRLIEERLAKIPPANRSEIIDDTLREIQTDGSINWKTLKDVIASKKLSLTQLLLDKGEIVLESDDFLYKFEDAFQDRPAEKMYDILVGEKLKEVILSRLIMQKTEEYIKRIKEMSKIIEIHPVIIELGEELKEFIPTEISKYNTYFAGSGGIYGTVKAGKLIREAFPPCIQKTIEGVSSGGRNDAIVLLLTSFVSYARLYPRIFAADSSVKVSDIDADLSITENEILPLIYEAADNCSPPLFDDQPQEKINIISKLGFGMHEEVNLENEGETKWYTPMSCEKIKIHLPHLCQPDKSCKGINNPLSCYTRNKFQLDKSKKAEKSD comes from the coding sequence ATGGTAAGTTTATCCTTTATAAATCCGCTTTCAAATGAAGGAAGGGAAATTTTAAAAGATTATGGAGATTTAAATCAATTGGATAATGAAGATGAATCCTTAATAGAGGAGGTTATCCATACTCAAAACCAAAAAATTTCTGATGATGATATTATTCCTAAATCTTATAAGCAGTTAGCTTTAAAGCGCATTCAATGGGCTATTGAGAAAAAAAATAATAAAAACTATTCACAGCAGGAATTTGAATATCTTTTTAATGGGGATTTATATAGGCAGGATGTTGTTGCATTTCATATTTTATCTCAAGCAATAGCTATGGAATTCAATATAACTTCAAGAGAGACCAGGTTATTTATTGAATCACAAGGAAGACTTATTGAGGAAAGATTAGCTAAAATACCACCAGCTAATAGAAGTGAAATTATTGATGATACACTAAGAGAAATTCAGACTGATGGTTCCATCAATTGGAAAACACTAAAAGATGTTATTGCATCAAAAAAACTTTCTTTAACTCAATTATTGCTTGATAAAGGCGAAATTGTCTTAGAAAGTGATGACTTTTTATATAAATTTGAGGATGCCTTTCAGGATAGGCCTGCAGAGAAAATGTATGATATTTTGGTTGGTGAAAAACTTAAAGAAGTAATTCTTTCAAGGCTTATCATGCAGAAAACAGAAGAATACATTAAAAGAATTAAAGAAATGTCAAAAATCATTGAAATTCACCCTGTAATTATTGAACTTGGAGAAGAACTTAAAGAATTTATCCCAACTGAAATCAGTAAATATAATACTTACTTTGCAGGTAGTGGAGGAATTTACGGAACTGTAAAGGCAGGAAAATTAATCAGGGAAGCATTTCCGCCATGTATTCAAAAGACTATTGAAGGTGTTTCCTCTGGTGGACGTAATGATGCTATTGTATTGCTATTAACTTCTTTTGTTTCTTATGCACGTTTATATCCAAGAATCTTTGCAGCAGATAGTTCTGTTAAAGTTTCAGATATAGATGCAGATTTGTCAATTACAGAAAATGAGATTTTGCCATTGATTTATGAGGCAGCTGATAATTGTTCACCTCCGTTATTTGATGATCAACCGCAAGAAAAAATAAATATTATTTCAAAATTAGGATTTGGAATGCATGAAGAAGTAAATCTTGAAAATGAAGGTGAAACTAAGTGGTACACTCCAATGAGTTGTGAAAAAATTAAAATACATTTGCCACATCTCTGTCAGCCGGATAAATCCTGTAAAGGAATTAATAATCCTTTATCTTGTTATACTCGTAATAAATTCCAATTAGATAAAAGTAAAAAAGCTGAAAAATCTGATTAA
- a CDS encoding MraY family glycosyltransferase: MAVMFPQLPLYVIAIICGILSFLVTRLSMPKIIKKLEKANIVGKDIHKSWKPIVAEMGGFGILFGFIIGIFAGIGMHSILTFPLCIVLIVILLVGIIGIADDLLVLSSKEKLFLLFLAGIPLIWAAPPEVGILYLIAIPIAVSIGANLTNMLAGLNGIEAGLGIIALGSLTISCIILGKYDVTIISMSMLGALIAFLHFNKYPAKIFPGDTGTLIIGATIVAIAFIGRVKLIAFIVLIPNIIDAALKFYSAGVMERQQFKPTQLDDEGRLVRPETGFKSLIRFILRKPIKEEHAVKIIWAIGIIFGIIGILIALSMPGFAENETIEDIMYIKEFFYTLG; this comes from the coding sequence ATGGCTGTTATGTTTCCTCAGTTACCATTATATGTAATTGCAATAATCTGTGGTATACTGTCCTTTTTAGTTACACGTTTATCAATGCCTAAGATTATTAAAAAATTAGAAAAAGCAAATATTGTTGGTAAAGATATTCATAAATCTTGGAAACCAATTGTTGCAGAAATGGGCGGATTTGGAATTTTATTTGGTTTTATTATAGGTATTTTTGCAGGAATTGGAATGCATTCCATTTTAACATTTCCATTATGTATTGTTTTGATTGTAATTTTACTTGTGGGAATTATTGGTATTGCAGATGACTTACTTGTACTTTCATCAAAAGAAAAGTTGTTCTTACTATTTTTAGCAGGTATTCCTTTAATATGGGCAGCACCTCCAGAAGTTGGAATCTTATATTTAATTGCTATTCCAATAGCTGTTTCAATTGGTGCTAATTTAACTAATATGCTTGCTGGATTAAATGGTATTGAAGCAGGTCTTGGTATTATTGCACTAGGATCTTTGACTATTTCATGTATTATTCTTGGAAAATATGATGTTACAATAATAAGTATGAGTATGTTAGGTGCACTTATTGCATTCTTACACTTTAATAAATATCCTGCTAAGATATTTCCTGGTGATACTGGTACTCTGATTATTGGTGCAACTATTGTAGCTATTGCATTTATTGGTCGTGTAAAGTTAATTGCTTTTATTGTTCTTATTCCGAATATCATTGATGCTGCATTAAAATTTTACAGTGCAGGAGTCATGGAAAGACAACAATTTAAACCTACTCAATTAGATGATGAAGGAAGATTAGTTAGACCAGAAACAGGTTTTAAATCATTAATTAGATTTATTTTAAGAAAACCAATTAAAGAAGAGCATGCTGTTAAAATTATTTGGGCTATAGGTATAATATTCGGTATTATTGGTATTTTAATTGCATTGTCTATGCCTGGTTTTGCAGAAAATGAAACTATAGAAGATATTATGTATATTAAAGAATTTTTCTACACTTTAGGATAA
- the priS gene encoding DNA primase catalytic subunit PriS yields the protein MFSKATLKERRQYYREEWSVKDLPDFITDNITKREFGFDHLGQGPNDRYRTFKGKESLRKFLRYKAPFAAYISVAFYNNPKKRQDWLKAEYIFDVDAKDIPIRSCQCDSVCEVCLGEALEIVNTLIDDLEGDLGLNNIHLIYSGRGYHIRILDEEMMTAGSELRGEVLKYAAGAEIPNTTFSNSSASNTSFNFEHFSIPVGYSRLFTQKVKYNIQHLVGNEQLDGINPKLMKDIMKYRHFLDDNKWGLFKSNIGPRRYKNLVEAMAKVNLSTIDAKVSIDLKRILRLPSSLHSKVSMKCVEVKNRETFDPFKEAVPKFVYERKD from the coding sequence ATGTTTTCTAAAGCTACTTTAAAAGAACGAAGACAATATTATCGTGAAGAATGGTCTGTTAAAGATTTGCCTGATTTTATTACAGACAATATTACAAAACGTGAATTTGGATTTGACCATTTAGGACAAGGACCAAATGATAGATATAGAACTTTTAAAGGAAAAGAATCTTTAAGAAAATTTTTAAGATATAAAGCTCCTTTTGCTGCTTATATTTCAGTAGCTTTCTATAATAACCCTAAAAAAAGACAAGATTGGCTTAAAGCAGAGTATATCTTTGATGTAGATGCAAAAGATATTCCTATTAGATCATGTCAGTGTGACAGTGTATGTGAAGTTTGTCTTGGTGAAGCTTTAGAAATTGTTAATACTCTTATTGATGATTTAGAAGGAGATTTGGGGTTAAATAATATCCATTTAATATACTCTGGAAGAGGTTATCATATTAGGATTCTTGATGAGGAAATGATGACTGCAGGCAGTGAATTAAGAGGAGAGGTATTAAAATATGCTGCTGGAGCTGAAATTCCAAACACTACTTTTTCCAATTCCAGTGCTTCTAACACTTCTTTTAATTTTGAGCATTTTTCTATTCCTGTTGGTTATTCAAGACTCTTTACTCAGAAAGTTAAGTATAATATTCAACATTTAGTCGGTAATGAGCAGTTAGATGGGATTAATCCAAAATTAATGAAAGATATTATGAAGTATAGACATTTTCTTGATGATAACAAATGGGGTTTATTTAAAAGCAATATAGGTCCTAGACGTTACAAAAATCTTGTTGAAGCTATGGCTAAGGTTAATTTGTCAACTATTGATGCTAAAGTGTCTATAGATTTAAAAAGAATTTTAAGGCTCCCTTCTTCCCTTCACTCTAAAGTTAGTATGAAATGTGTGGAAGTTAAAAATAGGGAAACTTTTGATCCATTTAAAGAAGCTGTTCCTAAATTTGTCTATGAAAGGAAGGATTAA
- the cofH gene encoding 5-amino-6-(D-ribitylamino)uracil--L-tyrosine 4-hydroxyphenyl transferase CofH — protein MFDKLPITSKTEKILTKSLDEEISVEEANYLMNIKGSDLYPLLATADYLRQQIVGDKVTFINNCNINFTNVCTVRCGFCAFGKDADDPDAYILDDEGILEKARHAADRGAHEFCLMGGVLPDADIEYYEHLLQLLKGEFPNILIHGFSPTMIRDASIVSGMDIEEAFRRLKSAGLDTLPGTAAEILTDRSREIICPEKVSTQEWIDIVKTAQEVGVTGSATIMYGHVETLEERVEHIDIIRNIQRETKGFTEFIPMTFMHEYSPIFLEGQQNLGATGTEDLKLYAVSRLMLRDLIPNIQVSWVKMGFRFAQVSLTAGANDLGGTLGGDELSEASGAPDGVDASIDTLRSIVENLGRTPIERNSKYTEFYPFDNKIGVASK, from the coding sequence ATGTTTGATAAGTTACCAATTACTTCCAAAACAGAAAAAATTTTAACAAAATCACTTGATGAAGAAATTTCTGTTGAAGAAGCTAATTATTTAATGAATATAAAAGGATCTGATTTGTACCCTTTACTTGCGACAGCAGATTATTTAAGGCAGCAAATCGTTGGAGACAAAGTTACATTTATTAATAACTGTAACATCAATTTTACTAATGTATGTACTGTTAGATGCGGATTCTGTGCATTTGGTAAAGATGCAGATGACCCTGATGCATATATATTAGATGATGAAGGAATACTTGAAAAAGCAAGACATGCTGCAGATAGAGGAGCTCATGAGTTCTGTTTAATGGGAGGAGTACTTCCAGATGCAGATATTGAATATTATGAACACTTATTACAGCTATTAAAAGGAGAATTTCCAAACATTCTTATTCATGGATTTTCACCTACAATGATTAGAGATGCAAGTATTGTTTCAGGAATGGATATTGAAGAGGCATTTAGAAGATTAAAATCTGCAGGTCTTGACACATTACCTGGAACTGCAGCAGAAATATTAACTGACAGGTCTAGAGAAATTATATGTCCTGAAAAGGTTTCAACACAAGAATGGATTGATATTGTAAAAACAGCACAAGAAGTAGGAGTAACAGGTTCTGCAACAATCATGTATGGACATGTAGAAACCTTAGAAGAACGTGTAGAACACATTGACATTATACGTAACATCCAAAGAGAAACAAAAGGATTTACAGAGTTCATTCCAATGACTTTTATGCATGAGTACTCTCCAATCTTTTTAGAAGGTCAACAAAACCTTGGAGCTACTGGTACTGAAGATTTAAAACTTTATGCAGTTTCCAGATTAATGCTTAGAGATTTAATTCCAAATATTCAAGTATCTTGGGTAAAAATGGGTTTCAGATTTGCACAGGTTTCATTAACTGCTGGTGCAAATGATTTAGGTGGAACACTTGGAGGAGATGAATTATCAGAAGCTTCAGGTGCACCAGATGGTGTTGATGCTTCAATTGATACTTTAAGAAGTATTGTTGAAAACTTAGGTAGAACTCCTATTGAAAGAAACTCCAAATATACAGAGTTTTATCCATTTGACAATAAAATTGGAGTAGCTTCCAAATAA
- a CDS encoding S1 domain-containing protein, protein MEEDIKTQLKKAKAIYQKKKHDEAEKIYKAAYDEDPEAFTIWDRRFYAWALYHLHIKNPSSEEELVKSCELISELLIQEDTNKVKVCAYTTSMLKIINYFKDNAYECLKWLDMLNPKLLNSNPKSMNRNGRISKFYSDKEKWYSLKTKHLLDMGEYEETIKFADEALNELDEFVNNSDIWFKWRIAIANKELDNYDVALKYLEDIINSKNDWFIFKELAEIYSLTEDYDSALKYAMDAALAKGDIKYKINLYRLLDEIFIAKDMDEDSDKIVKLIEAIEDDENFVEIEKELKERWVEIKFNNQQRSYGTISNILGHGKAGFIKADDGESYYFSIYEIQGDKSKVKEGDYVSFFLEESFDKKKNKKTLNAVNINIVDF, encoded by the coding sequence ATGGAAGAAGATATTAAAACTCAATTAAAAAAAGCAAAAGCTATTTATCAAAAGAAAAAGCATGATGAAGCTGAAAAAATTTATAAAGCTGCTTATGATGAAGATCCAGAGGCATTTACTATTTGGGATAGGAGATTTTATGCCTGGGCTTTATATCATTTGCATATTAAAAATCCATCATCTGAAGAGGAATTAGTAAAATCCTGTGAATTGATTTCTGAACTTTTAATTCAGGAAGATACAAATAAGGTTAAAGTTTGTGCATACACTACTTCAATGCTTAAAATCATTAACTATTTTAAGGACAATGCTTATGAATGTCTAAAATGGTTAGATATGCTTAATCCAAAGTTGTTAAATTCAAATCCAAAGTCTATGAACAGGAATGGTAGAATATCTAAATTTTATTCAGATAAAGAAAAGTGGTACAGTCTTAAAACAAAACATCTCTTAGATATGGGAGAATATGAGGAAACCATTAAATTTGCAGATGAAGCATTAAATGAACTTGATGAATTTGTAAATAATAGTGACATATGGTTTAAATGGAGAATAGCTATTGCAAACAAAGAATTAGACAATTATGATGTAGCATTAAAATACTTGGAGGATATTATAAATTCTAAGAATGATTGGTTTATCTTTAAAGAACTGGCTGAGATTTATTCTCTTACTGAGGATTATGATTCTGCTCTTAAGTATGCAATGGATGCAGCATTGGCTAAAGGTGATATTAAATATAAAATTAATCTTTATAGGCTGCTTGATGAAATTTTTATAGCTAAAGATATGGATGAAGATTCAGACAAGATTGTTAAATTAATAGAAGCTATTGAAGATGATGAAAATTTTGTTGAAATAGAGAAAGAACTAAAAGAAAGATGGGTTGAGATTAAATTTAATAATCAGCAAAGAAGCTATGGGACAATATCAAATATTTTAGGCCATGGAAAGGCAGGTTTTATTAAGGCCGATGATGGTGAAAGTTACTACTTTAGCATTTATGAGATTCAAGGAGATAAATCCAAAGTAAAAGAAGGAGACTATGTGTCCTTTTTCCTTGAAGAAAGCTTTGATAAAAAGAAAAATAAGAAAACATTGAATGCAGTTAATATTAATATAGTTGATTTCTAG
- the comD gene encoding sulfopyruvate decarboxylase subunit alpha: MDSSEAIYKGLKEAGIDFVVSVPCVNLSKLLNLLDEDDEIKHLPVTREEEGIGICAGAYMGGLKTAILMQNSGLGNSINALKSLTELYHFPLVMIMSHRGTEGESICGQVPMGEATPRLLDAMDFTYSKPDSPDEAYEQVKESWNNSLKEGKPVSILLEISYW, translated from the coding sequence ATGGATAGTAGTGAAGCAATTTATAAAGGTTTAAAGGAAGCTGGAATTGACTTTGTTGTTAGTGTTCCTTGTGTAAATCTATCAAAACTTCTTAATTTGCTTGATGAAGATGATGAAATTAAACATCTTCCAGTTACAAGGGAAGAAGAAGGTATTGGAATCTGTGCAGGAGCATATATGGGTGGTCTTAAGACAGCTATTTTAATGCAGAATTCAGGGCTTGGAAATTCAATCAATGCTTTAAAGTCATTAACAGAACTATATCATTTTCCATTAGTAATGATTATGAGTCATAGAGGAACTGAAGGCGAATCCATCTGTGGACAAGTTCCTATGGGTGAAGCAACTCCCCGTTTGCTTGATGCAATGGATTTTACCTATTCAAAACCTGATTCTCCAGATGAAGCTTATGAACAAGTTAAAGAATCATGGAATAATTCTTTAAAAGAAGGAAAACCTGTTTCTATTTTATTGGAGATTAGCTATTGGTGA
- the metG gene encoding methionine--tRNA ligase, with protein sequence MSKIFISCALPYANGPCHLGHLRSTYLPADIYARYNRMINNDVLLVCATDEHGTPIAVKADKENKKPIEISKRYHDMIVKDVESMNISLDSFTRTTDKAHYEIAQNFFLDLYEKGLIYRKDIQQLYCEECGKFLPDRYVEGICPVCGAEARGDHCEKCGRPLEPTELIEPQCLTCGSTPKIKDTYQYFFKLSAFQDDITEYIENNKNLPDNVRNYALNWLKEGLNDWVLTRDMDWGIPVPLEEAKGKVIYVWGEAFLGYISSASQWSKESGIKWEDYWKDNVVHFIGKDIIYHHAIFWPALLKGYGCKLPDTIYAGEFLSLEGQKMSTSKNWVVWISDFVKEFEPDLLRYYLTINAPLNKDTDFSWDDFQRRNNDGLADVIGNFLHRTFTFTHKFFDGEVPEYKNPSEEDLEFEKLIKELPDTVGEHIANFDFRDGLLEIFRVTKKGNKYFNDQEPWKAVKEDKQKAANTLHLSNQLAKILAVVLKPYIPTKAEQIAEIVNIANPEEWKDAKVPLNEGHKINKAKPLFKKIEDDKIAEQKNKLEENLKTEEDENMSDIITIDDFDKVEIRIGQIKEAEKIEKSDKLLKLQVDIGSEVRQIVAGLAQFYSPEELIDRKVAVVANLKPAKLFGTLSEGMLLATGESGALLSPDECEIGERIQ encoded by the coding sequence ATGTCTAAAATTTTTATTTCATGTGCACTTCCTTATGCAAATGGACCTTGCCATTTAGGTCATTTAAGGTCTACTTATCTTCCTGCTGACATTTATGCAAGATATAATCGTATGATTAACAACGATGTATTGCTAGTTTGTGCAACTGATGAACATGGAACACCAATAGCTGTTAAAGCAGATAAAGAAAATAAAAAGCCTATTGAGATTTCTAAAAGATATCATGATATGATTGTTAAAGATGTAGAATCCATGAATATATCTTTAGACAGTTTCACACGTACTACTGATAAAGCTCATTATGAAATTGCTCAAAACTTCTTTTTAGATTTATATGAGAAAGGATTAATTTACAGAAAAGACATTCAACAGTTATACTGTGAAGAATGTGGTAAATTCTTACCTGACAGATATGTTGAAGGTATTTGTCCAGTATGTGGTGCAGAGGCTCGTGGAGATCACTGTGAAAAATGTGGAAGACCATTAGAACCAACTGAACTTATTGAACCTCAATGTTTAACCTGTGGTTCTACACCTAAAATTAAAGATACTTACCAATACTTCTTTAAATTAAGTGCTTTCCAAGATGACATTACTGAATATATTGAAAATAATAAAAATTTACCAGATAATGTTAGAAATTATGCACTTAACTGGCTTAAAGAAGGATTAAATGACTGGGTTTTAACACGTGATATGGATTGGGGTATTCCAGTTCCTCTTGAAGAAGCAAAAGGTAAAGTAATTTATGTTTGGGGTGAAGCATTCTTAGGTTACATCTCCTCAGCATCACAATGGTCCAAAGAAAGTGGCATTAAATGGGAAGATTACTGGAAAGATAATGTTGTACATTTCATTGGAAAAGACATTATTTACCACCATGCAATCTTCTGGCCAGCATTACTTAAAGGATATGGATGTAAATTACCTGATACAATCTATGCAGGTGAATTCTTATCTTTAGAAGGTCAAAAAATGTCCACCAGTAAAAATTGGGTTGTATGGATATCTGATTTTGTTAAAGAATTTGAACCTGATTTACTTAGATATTACCTAACTATTAATGCACCGTTAAACAAGGACACTGACTTCTCATGGGATGATTTCCAAAGAAGAAACAATGACGGTCTTGCAGATGTAATAGGTAATTTTTTACATAGGACTTTTACATTTACACACAAATTCTTTGATGGAGAAGTTCCAGAGTATAAAAATCCTTCTGAGGAAGATTTAGAGTTTGAAAAATTAATCAAAGAACTTCCTGACACTGTTGGAGAACATATTGCTAACTTTGACTTCAGAGATGGTCTTCTTGAAATATTTAGAGTTACTAAAAAAGGAAATAAATACTTTAATGATCAAGAACCATGGAAAGCTGTTAAAGAAGATAAACAAAAAGCAGCAAATACATTACATTTATCTAATCAATTAGCTAAAATATTAGCTGTTGTTCTTAAACCTTACATTCCAACAAAAGCTGAGCAAATAGCTGAAATAGTTAATATAGCTAACCCAGAGGAATGGAAGGATGCAAAAGTTCCATTAAATGAAGGTCATAAAATCAATAAAGCTAAACCTTTATTTAAGAAAATTGAAGATGATAAAATAGCTGAACAAAAAAATAAATTAGAAGAAAATTTAAAAACTGAAGAGGATGAAAATATGAGTGATATTATAACTATTGATGATTTTGATAAAGTTGAAATTAGAATTGGACAAATTAAAGAAGCAGAAAAAATCGAAAAATCCGACAAATTATTAAAATTACAAGTTGATATTGGTTCTGAAGTAAGACAAATTGTTGCAGGTCTTGCACAATTCTATTCACCAGAAGAATTAATTGACAGAAAAGTGGCTGTTGTTGCAAACCTTAAACCAGCAAAATTATTCGGAACCTTATCTGAAGGTATGCTTTTAGCTACTGGTGAAAGTGGAGCATTATTATCACCTGATGAATGTGAAATAGGCGAAAGAATCCAATAA